The Jiangella alba genome includes the window CGCGACGGCGCCGCTGGCCGCGCCGATGGCCAGCATGAGGAAGAAGAAGTCGAGCGTCGTGAGTTCGATCGTCCCGAGGACGAGCGCGGTGCCGACCCATGCCAGCACCCAGGCGTGTTCGCCGAACCAGTCCCACATCGACTGCATGGCCGAAGTTTATTGACCATCGCCGCATTTGTGTCCATTGGCGCGATGCCAGGGTGTCGCGCGACCAGTCGCGGACGAATCGGGGCAATGCCCCGCGAGCCGGTCCGGCGCGGTGAAATTCCTGGTCGGAACGGGTGTTGCCGGGTCCGCACGGGGGCGGCTTCCGGTACCGTTCCCCGCGTTCCGGGACCGGCGAATTTCCCTGCCGTCCCGAGTGAACAGTGATCATCGAATGCGAATCCACGTGCCGAATCGGAGTGAATCCTTGCGTTACCACTTGCGTCATCGCGCCCGCGTCGCGGGCGCCCTGCTGGCCACCGTCCTGGCCGGCGCCGGCCTGCTCGGAACGGCCGGGGTCGCGTCGTCCGAGGAGACGCCGGAGCCCGCGGTCACCCTGCTCGACCAGGCCTTCGAGACGCTCGACGTCCTGCCGCGCATCGTCGGCGGCGACCCGGCCGCCGAGGGCGACTACCCGTGGATGGTCCGCCTCGACATCGGCGGCGGCCTCTGCGGCGGCGCCCTGTACGCGCCGGACCTGGTGCTGACGGCGGCGCACTGCGTCGCGCCCGGCACCGGTCCGAACACCGACATCACCGCGCTGATCGGCTCGGTCGACCTCGCCAGCGAGGACATCGTCGAGGTCGGCGGCGAGTACGTGTGGTCGGCCAACGCCGAGGGCATCGGCGGCGGGTCGCCCGACTGGGCGCTGATCCAGCTGGAGGAGCCGGTCGAGGACGTCCCGACGCTCGGCCTCGCCACCACCGACGAGTACGACGAGGGCATGTTCACGGTGGCCGGCTGGGGCGCCGACGCCGAGGGCGGCGAGCAGCAGCAGTTCCTGCTCGAGGCCGAGGTGCCGTTCGTCTCCGACGACGAGTGCCTGGCCTCCTACCCCGACGACGAGGGCTGGGGCTTCGCCCCCGGCGTCGAGCTGTGCGCCGGGTTCGCCGAGGGCGGCATCGACAGCTGCCAGGGCGACTCCGGCGGCCCGCTGTTCCGTGAGGACGAGAACGGCGAGGACGTCCAGGTCGGCATCGTCAGCTGGGGCAACGGCTGCGCCCGGCCGAACTACCCGGGCGTCTACACGCAGGTGAGCGCCGTCGCGGCGGCCATCGCCGACACCGCCGAGACCCGCACCGAGCCGGTCGTCGAGACCACCGCGGCCGAGACGACCATCGACACGCCGGTGACGATCGAGCTGGCCGGCAGCGACCCCGAGGGCGACGAGCTGGAGTACAAGGTCTACGCGCCGGAGTTCGGCGAGCTGAGCTACGAGGACGACCCGAGCACGCTCACCTACACCCCGGCGCCGGGCTTCGAGGGCGAGGACACGTTCTACGTCGTCGTCAACGACGGCAAGATCGACTCCGCGCCGGCGGTCGTGACGGTGACGGTGGAGGGCGCGGCGCCGACGCCGACCCCGACGCCCACCGAGGAGCCGACGTCGCAGCCGACCGAGGAGCCCACGCAGGAGCCGACGGCCACCCCGACCGACGACCCGGGTGACGGCGAGGAGCTGCCGGACACCGGCTCCGGCTCCGGCGCCGGCCTCGCGCTGGCGCTGCTGCTGGCCGGCGGCGCGGCTGCGGCCTTCACCGCCCGGCGGCGGCTGGCGACGCACAGCTGAGTCGCAGCACCGATCGACGGCGGCGCCGCCCCACTCACGGGCGGCGCCGCCGTCGTCGTCTGCCGGCATGCATAGTGAACCGGTGGCCACGTCGTCATAGCGGGTGAGGGCGACGGCGAGGAGTGGTTGTGGACGCAGCGGCGGAACGCGAGTTCACCGAGTTCGTGGCGGCGCGGTCGATGGCGCTGCTGCGGACCGCCGTGGTGCTGACCGGTGACCGGCACCGGGCCGAGGATCTCGTCCAGGGCGCACTGGCGAAGCTGGCGGCGCACTGGCGGAAGGTGGACCAGCCGGAGGCGTACGTCCGGCGCATCATCTACCACGACCACGCCCGCTGGTGGCGTCGTCGCTCCGCCCGGTCCGAGGTGCTCGGGCCGGACGTGCCCGAGCGGCCGGCCGCCGACCGCTCCGCCGACGCCGTCCGGCGCCTGGACCTCCGCTCCGCGCTGCGGCTGCTCGGGCCGCGGCAGCGGGCGGTCCTCGTGTTGCGCTACTTCGAGGACCTGCCCGAGGCCGAGATCGCGCAGATCCTGGGGTGCTCGGTCGGGACGGTGCGCAGCCAGGCGCACCGGGCGCTGGCCCGGTTGCGGGTCCTCGTGCCTGAGCTCGACGAACGCGCCGACGACGTGGAGGAGCTGCACCGATGAGCATCGAGACGACCCTGCGATCGGCCCTCGAGGACGTCGCTGCCGACGCCCTGCCGGTGCCCGCGCTGGCCGCCACCGCGCTGCGCCGGGCCCGCCGTCGCCGTACCGCCGTTCGGAGCGCGGTGGCCGCGGGCGCGGTCGCCGCCGTCGCCGTGCCGGCCGGCGTTCTCGGCCGCGGCGACGACGACGCGACCGGCCTCGCCGTCGCCCAGGCGGGCGTCGTGCCGGCGCCCGGGTGGCGCGAGCTGACCGCGGACGAGGTGGCGGCCGCCGTCGACGCCTGCTATCCCGGCCCGGGGGATCCCGCCCCGGCCGACGAGTGGGACGCGGTACACGGGATCCGGCTCACCGAGCCGGCGTCGCCCACGTGGGTGATCTCCGAGTCCGGCGGTGAGCGCCGGGTCGAGTGCACTCTCCCGGCCGGCGCGGACGGCGCCCCGCTGCTGCGGACCGCCGGGCCGGACCGCGACGGCGGGACGCTGATGACCGACGACGGCCTGGGCGCCGGCAGCTATGCCGATCCGGTGACGCGGGTGACCGTCCAGTACGGCGACCGGCCGGAGCAGGAGGCCGTGCTGTGGGACGGGCTCTGGTTCGACCCGCTGGACCACGCCCGGCTGCGCGGCTCGTGCGAGGGGCCGTTGCCGTACGTCGTGCGCGGCTACGACGAGGGCGGCCGGGCCGTGACCGGGGCGTCGTTCGACGTCGAGGAGGCGGCCGGGCCGGCGCTCCCCGCCGTCGCGTGCCCGCCGTGATCCGGACGGGGCCGCACGGCGGCTCTGAGATCGGTCCGAGATCCGTGTGAGAACATGATCCGCATGGCCTCCCGAGTGCGTCGCGCCGGTCATCGCGGCCGGGGGCGTCGCCGGGCACCCGACTCACCGCCGCCGCGTCGTCGCGGCCGCCGGGGTCGCCGCGTCGCCGGGTTCGCGCTCGGGCTGGTGGCGCTGGGCTTCGCCGGCTGGATGCTGATGCCCGACGGCGAGCCGATGGCGGGCAACGCGGCCACGCCGCCACCCGAGCGGCATGCGCCCAAGATGGTCGTCGTCATGGCGGCCGAACGGCCGCCGCCACCGCCCACCGCGACGCCGACGCCGTCCACCCCGGAGGTCCCCGCCACCGGTCCCGGCACCTTCGTCGTCACGCCGGGCGAGAGCGGCCGGGCCGGCGAGGGCAGCACGCTGCTGACGTACACCGTCGAGATCGAGACCGGGCTGCCGTTCGACCCGATCGAGGTGGCCGCCGTCGTCGACGCCACCCTGGCTGACCCGCGCAGCTGGATCGCCGACGGCCACCACTCCTTCCAGCGCGTGCCCGCCGGCGGCGATCTGCGCATCCTGGTCGCCAGCCCGGGCACCACCGACCAGCTGTGCGCGCCGCTGCGCACCCGCGGCGAGGTGTCGTGCCGCAACGGCGACAACGTCGTGCTGAACGGCCTGCGCTGGGCCGTCGCCGTCCCGCACTACAACGGCGACCTCGCCGGTTACCGCCAGTACGTCGTCAACCACGAGGTCGGCCACGCCCTCGGCCAAGGCCACGTCGACTGCCCGGGGCCGGGTGAGGTCGCGCCGGTCATGCTGCAGCAGACCTACGGCCTGGACGGCTGCCTGGCCAACAGCTGGCCATTCCCCTGAGCTCGGCTGGCCACCCTGGCGCCGGCCCCGGCCGGCAACGGTGCCGCCGTCAAGGACTTCCTGGCTCGCACCGGTCCGGACGACGATTTCGCGGCAGACGTCGCGGCGACCCGGGAGCTCCTCACGGCGGAGGAGAGCTCGGCGTGGCCCGACGCCGGATCCTCGACACCGGCGTCCTCTCAACGCAGAGCGCGACGGCGGCGGCAGGAGTTCGTCGACGGCGTGCGCACTGATCCCCGTCGAGGACGACACGACCGATGTCGCTCTGGTCCACGCCCGGTTCCTCGCGGACGTCAGGCGCTCAGGCAAGCCCCGGGGCGCCCACGACCTGATCATCGCCGCCACCGCGGCCGCCACTGCTCGCGCGCTGGTGACGAGCGACGATCAGGCGAGGTTCGACGATCTGCCCGGAGTGCACACACTCCGGGCGTGACCGTCGCCGGGCCTCAGAGCGACGTGCCGGTGCCGATGGGGCAGGAGACGCCGGTGCCGGAGAGGCCGCAGTAGCCGTTCGGGTTCTTCGCGTCGCTCAGGTACTGCTGGTGGTAGTCCTCGGCGTAGTAGAACGCGCCGAGCGGCTCGACCTCGGTGGTGATGTCGCCGTGGCCGGCGGCGCGCAGCTTGGCCGCGTACGCGTCGCGCGAGGCGAGGGCGGTCTCGAGCTGCGACGGCGACGTGGTGTAGACGGCCGAGCGGTACTGCGACCCGATGTCGTTGCCCTGCCGCATGCCCTGGGTGGGGTCGTGCTCCTCCCAGAACGCCTTGAGCAGCGCGGCGAAGCTGATGACGGCGGGGTCGAAGACGACGCGGACGACCTCGGCGTGGCCGGTGCGGCCGGTGCACGTCTCTTCGTAGGTGGGGTTCGTGGTGTACCCGCCGGCGTAGCCGACGGCGGTGGTCCACACGCCGGGCAGGCGCCAGAAGATGCGCTCTGCGCCCCAGAAACAGCCCATGCCGAAGACGGTCTCCTGGAAGCCGGCCGGGGGCTCGGCCTCGATCGGGGTGCCGAGGACGGTGTGCGTGCCGGCCAGCCCGAACGGACGGGCGTCGCGGCCGGGCAGGGCCTCCTCGGGGCCGACCTTCCTCGTCTTCACCAAGCGATCGAACAGCGACATTCGCAGACACCTCCGTTCACTGGAACAACGGCGACGGCCGCGGCGTTCCCGGCGCGGTTCAGGCGACGGCGTCGACGGGGTCCGCGGTGGCTCCGCCGTCCGCCGTCACCGCCCGGAACGCCTGCTCCAGCGCCTCGACGGCGGGCTCGATGACGTCCGCGGGATGGGTGTACGGCAGCCGCAGCCACCGCTCGAACGCGCCGTCGACGCCGAAGCGGGGGCCGGCCGCGAGCCTGATGCCGTGCCGTTCCGCCGCGCCGACGAGCCGGGTGGACACCGGCGCGCCGAGGTCGCACCACAGCACCAGCCCACCCGCCGGTACCCGCGTCCGCCACGTCGGCAGCCGCCGCGCCAGGGCGTCCAGCAGCGCGTCGCGGCGGGTGCGCAGCTCCGCCCGGCGGGCCGGCAGGGCCGCGTCGAGGCCGCCGAGCAGCTCCGTGACGGCCAGCTGCTCGACCACCGCGGAGCCCATGTCGACGCTCGCGCGGACGGCGGCCAGCCGGCGGATCAGCGCGGTGCTCGCGCGCGCCCACCCGACCCGCAGCCCGCCCCACAGCGTCTTGCTCGCGCTGCCGACGGTGACGGTGAGGTCGTCGGGCAGGTGCGTGGCCAGCGGAGGCGGCACCGGCCCGTCCAGCGCCAGCTCGACCAGCGTCTCGTCGACGACGGTGAGCGTGCGGCTGCGGGTGAGGACGGCGCCCAGCTCGCGCCGCTCGGCGTCGGTGGCCAGCAGCCCGGTCGGGTTGTGGAAGTCGGGCATGAGGTAGGCCAGTCGCGGCGCGGTCTGCCGGACGGCGGCCGCGACGGCGCCGAGGTCCCAGCCGTCGGCAGCCAGCGGGACGGGCACCGCGGTGGCGCCGTGCCGCCCGATCGCGTCCAGCGCGTTCGGATACGTCGGCTGCTCCACCAGCACGCGGTCGCCGACGCCGGTGGCCAGCTGCAGGACCAGCGTGAACGCGTGCTGGGCCCCGGCCGTCACGAGCACCTGGGCGGGCAGCGTGGGCAGGCCGCGGGCCGTCAGGCGGTCGGCGACGGCGGCACGCAGCTCCGGCAGCCCGAACAGGTGGTACCCGGAGCCGGGCAGGTGCCGCGGCAGCTGCTCCAGCGCGGCGTCGTAGGCGCGGCGCACCTCGGCCGGGGCCTCGGGCGCGGCGTGCGCGAGGTCGAGCAGGTCCGAGCCGTCGGCGGCCCACGGCGTCCACGCGGGGCCGCCGCGGGCGTCCCCACGCGTCCCGCCCCGCGACGGCGGCAACGCGCTCCGCGTGCCCGAGCCCTGCCGGCTGACGGCGTACCCGCCGTCGCGCAGCTCGTCGTAGGCGGCGGTGACCGTCGTCCGGCTGACGCCCAGCGCCGCGGCCAGCTCGCGCTCACCCGGCAGCCGAGTGTCCAGCGGCAGCCGGCCGTCGAGCACCAGCCGCCGGATCGCCGCCGCGACGCGGGCGTAGGCCGGACCCCCGGCCTCGGGCCGGTCACCGATCATCGTCGCCAGTTGCGGTCCTGTGACAGTGCGCACCAGTCCACTCTGGCACGATTGGCTATGGAAGAACAGGCCACTTGTCGGTGAGTATGGGGTCCGTGATGACCCGCCGCCTGATCCAGCTCTTCGCCGGCCTGCTGCTCTACGGCTTCAGCATGGCCCTGCTCGTCGAGGCCGGCCTCGGCCTGGACCCGTGGGACGTACTGCACCAGGGCATCGCCGAGCGCGCCGGCCTCAGCATCGGCACCATCGTCATCCTGGTCGGCGTCGTGGTGCTGCTGCTGTGGATCCCGCTGCGGCAGCGGCCCGGCGTCGGCACCATCGCCAACGCACTGCTGGTCGGGCTGGCCGCCGACGCGTCCATCTGGCTGCTGCCGTCGCCCGATCCGCTGGCCGTGCAGATCGTGTTCCTGGTCTCGGGCGTGGTGCTGAACGCCGTCGCCACCGCGGCCTACATCGGCGCCCGGCTCGGGCCCGGCCCGCGCGACGGCCTGATGACCGGGCTGGTCCAGCGGACCGGCCGATCGGTGCGAGTGGTCCGGACCTCGATCGAGGTGACGGTGCTCGCCACCGGCTGGCTGCTCGGCGGCACCGTCGGGGCCGGGACCGTGGTCTATGCGCTCGCGATCGGCCCGCTGGTGCACCTGCTGCTGCCGAGGTTGCAGGTCCGTGAGCCGGTTCGCGTCGCCGCCGCCACCGCGGCGACGTAGAGTCGCATGTCGTGCACGGATTCGAGACGCGAGCCATCCACGCGGGGCAGGACCCCGACCCCCGCACCGGTGCGGTCATCACCCCCATCTACGCCACCAGCACCTACGCCCAGGACGGCGTCGGCGGGCTGCGCGAGGGGTACGAGTACAGCCGCACCGCCAACCCCACGCGCACCGCGCTCGAAGAGTGCATCGCCGCGCTCGAGGGCGGCGTCCGTGGTCTCGCGTTCGCCAGCGGCATGGCCGCCGAGGACACCCTGCTGCGCACCGTCCTGAAGCCAGGCGACCACGTCGTCATCCCCGACGACGCCTACGGCGGCACGTTCCGGCTGGTCAGCAAGGTCGCCGAGCGGTGGGGCGTCAGCTGGACGGCGGCGCCGGTCACCGACGTCGCGGCGGTCCGGGCGGCGGTCCGTCCCGAGACGAAGCTGATCTGGGTCGAGACGCCGACCAACCCGCTGCTCAGCGTCGCCGACATCACCGCTCTCGCCGCCGTCGCCCGCGACGCCGGCGTGCTGCTGGTCGTCGACAACACCTTCGCGACGCCGTACCTGCAGCAGCCGCTGGCGCTCGGCGCCGACATCGTCGTGCACTCGACCACCAAGTACTGCGGCGGCCACTCCGACGTCGTCGGCGGCGTGCTGGTGGTCTCCGACACCGCGCTCGGCGACGAGCTGGCCTATCACCAGAACGCCATGGGCGCCGTCGCCGGCCCGTTCGACGCGTGGCTGGTGCTGCGCGGGCTGAAGACGCTCGCCGTCCGCATGGACCGCCACTGCGACAACGCCGAGCGCGTCGTCCAGCTGCTCGAACGGCACCCGCGGGTCTCACAGGTGCTGTACCCGGGGCTGCCCGGGCACCCCGGCCACGACGTCGCCGTCAAGCAGATGAGCCGGTTCGGCGGCATGGTGTCGTTCCGCATGGCCGACGGCGAGCAGGCCGCCGTCGACGTCTGCAACAGCACCCGGCTGTTCACCCTGGGCGAGTCGCTGGGCGGCATCGAGTCGCTGGTCGAGCACCCCGGCCGCATGACGCACGCCAGCGCCGCCGGCAGCGCGCTCGAGGTGCCCGGCGACCTCGTCCGGCTCTCCGTCGGCATCGAGACCGTCGAGGACCTCCTCGCCGACCTCGGCCAGGCGCTGGGCTGACACTTCCCCCTCCGATGCGGCGACCGCTAGGGTGTGCCGACGCCGCGCGAAACCGAGGGGATTCATGAGCTTTCAAGACGACCCGGGCCAGCGCTGGGGCAACCCCCAATGGGCGCCCCAGCCGGCGGCCGGCGAGCCGTCCCGGCTGGGTGGCCAGCGCACCGCGCTGACCGTGCTGCTGGCGATCATCGCGGTGGTCAGCGTGCTGTCCATCGCCGCGTACGCCGGCCGCATCGGTTACGTCGACGAGGTCCTCGAGTCCGGCAGCATCGACCGTGCCGCGGCCGAGGACGCCGACGGCTTCGTGGCCGTCGGCGAGATCCTGTGGGTGCTGCTGATGCTCGCCATCGCCCCGGTGTTCATCGTGTGGCAGTACCGGCACGCGAAGAACGCTCGCCTCCTCGGCTCCCAGGACGGCGGCGTCGCCAGCCCCGGCTGGGCCATCGGCGGCTGGTTCATCCCGCTGGCGAACTTCGTCATCCCGGCGATCAACCTGTTCGGCAACGCCCGCCACAGCACGACCTCCGCCGAGCGGCGCGGGCCGGCGATCGTCCCCGTGTGGGCGGTGTGCTGGGGTCTGGCGGCCGCGCTGGACCGCGGCGCCCAGGCCAGCATCCCCGACGAGCTGTCCTCCGACTACCTCGACCGGCTGCGCACCGCCGACACCCTCTCGCTGGCGGCGAACGTCGGCTACATCGCGGCGGCCGTGCTGGCCGTCGTCATGGTGCGGACGCTGACGACGCGGCAGGAGGCGGCGCTCGCGACCCGCATGACGTCGATCGGCCACCAGCAGCCGTACGCCTCGTGGCCGGCCGCCCCGCCCGGGGCGCAGTACGGCCAGCAGCCCTACGGCCAGCCCGGCTACGGTCAGCAGCCGTACGGCCAGCCCGCCTACGGCCCGCCGCCGGCCGGGCCGCCGTACGGTCAGCCGGCGCCGCCGTACGGCCAGCCGCAGCCCGGCCCGAACCCGCCGCCGTCGCCGTTCGCGCCCAGCGACCCGCCGCCGAACGCGGACGGCCCGGCCGCACCGCCCGCCCCGCCGCCCCCGGTGCCGCCGCCCGCCCCCTGACCCGCACGCACGCGAACGGCCGGCGACCCCGCAGGGTCACCGGCCGTCGGCTGGACGCGGATCAGGACGCGGCGGCCTCGCGCAGCGCCGGCAGCACCTCGGCGCCGATGCGCCGGATGGTGTCGGCCGGGTCGGCGCTGGCCACCTGGATGGCCACGTAGTCGGCGCCGACGTCGTGGACGAGCGGCCGGTACGCCTCGGTGAGCTGCTCGAGGTCGCGGACGATGGTGTACTTGCTGAGGATCTCCTGACGGTCCATGGCGTCGGCGCGCTCGCGCAGCACCATGGGATCGGCCACCTCGAGCCGGCCGGGCGCCCGCAGGCCACGCATCGAGACCAGCGCCTCCCACGCCTCGTCGTCGCTGCCGGCGAGGACGACCCAGCGGGTGGCCATCACGGTGGTGTCGGCCCCACGGGCGGCAGCGGCCTCGCGGTACGGCGTGATGATGTTGGCGACGGTCTCGGCGGGGTCCTTGACGCTGGTGATGAGGCCCTCGCAGGTCTCGCCGGCGAACGTCGCGGACTTCGGGCCGCCGGCCGCCATCCAGACCGGCGCGCGCCCGACGGGCGGGCTGTACAGCTTCGCCGTCCGGGCCTGGTAGAACTCGCCGTCGATGTCGAGCTTCTCGCCGGCCAGCAGGCCGTGCATGATGGTCAGCGCCTCGCGCATGCGGGCGATGCGCTCCTTGTAGCCGGGGAAGGCGTACCCCAGCGGCGCCTCGTTGATGGCCTCGCCGGTGCCGACGCCCAGGATGAACCGGCCGTTGGAGAGCCGGTCGACGGTGGCGGCGGCCTGCGCGATCAGCGCCGGGTGGTAGCGGAACAGCGGGGCGGTGACGCTGGTGGCCAGCTCGACCCTGGACGTGGCCTGCGCGACGGCGCCGAACCAGGACCAGACGTAGCTCGCGGCCGAGACGTCGTCGACCCAGGGGTGGAAGTGGTCGGCCCCGGTGACGACGTCGAATCCCACCTGTTCGGCGAGGACGGCGTGCTCCAGCAGGACCTCGGGCTGGTAGGACTCATGACTGCACAACCAGGCTAGTTTCACGGTCTCACTCTATATCTTGTATCCGAGCACGGCTAGAGGCGCGTGCAGGTCGAGAAGCGATCATAGGCAGCCGGGTGACAGGATCGTCGTCATGAGTACTGTCTCCATGGCGGACGTCGAAGCCGCGCGCGAGCTCCTGCGCGACGTCGTGCGGCCCACTCCGCTCGAGGACTCCCGCTGGCTGGCCGGACGGGTCGGCGGCCGGGTCCATCTGAAGTGCGAGAACCTGCAGCGCGCCGGATCGTTCAAGATCCGCGGCGCTTACGTGCGCATCGCCCGGCTGTCCGAGCAGGAGCGCGCCCGCGGCGTGGTGGCGGCCAGCGCCGGCAACCACGCCCAGGGTGTCGCGCTCGCGGCCAGCATGCTGCACACGAAGGCGACGGTGTTCATGCCCGAGGGCGCCGCCATCGTCAAGGAGAAGGCCACCCGGGCCTACGGCGCCGACGTCCGCTTCGCCGGCGCCAGCATCGACGACGCCCTGCTCGCGGCGCGCGCGTTCGCCGCCGAGACCGGTGCCGTGCTCATCCACCCGTTCGACCACGCCGACATCGTCGCCGGTCAGGCCACCGTCGGCATGGAGATCCTGGAGCAGTGCCCGGACGTCCGCACCATCGTCGTCGGCACCGGCGGCGGCGGCCTGACGGCGGGCATCTCGCTGGCCGTGCACCACCTCAAGCCCGGCGTGCGGGTGGTCGGCGTGCAGGCCGAAGGCGCCGCGGCGTACCCGACGTCGCTGGCCGAGGGGAAGCCGGTCGCGCTGGAGCGCATGACGACGATGGCCGACGGCATCGCCGTCGGCTGTCCCGGCGACGTCCCGTTCGCGATGATCCAGGAGTACGTCGACTCCGTCGTCACCGTCTCCGAGGAGTCGCTGTCGCGGGCGCTGGTGCTGCTGCTGGAGCGGGCCAAGCTGGTGGTCGAGCCGGCCGGTGCGGCCGCCGTCGCCGCGCTGCTCGACGACCCCGGCGCCTACGAGCCGCCGGTGGTCGCCGTCCTGTCCGGCGGCAACATCGATCCGCTGCTGCTGCTGCGGGTCATCAGGCACGGCATGGCCGCCGCCGGGCGGTACCTCGCGCTGCGGGTCCGGGTGCCCGACGCTCCCGGCGGGCTGGCGCGGCTGCTGGCCGACCTCGCGGCCGTCGACGCCAACGTGCTCGACGTCGTGCACGAGCGCACCGCGTCGACGCTGTCCATCGACGAGGTCGAGATCGCGCTGCAGCTGGAGACCCGTGGCCCGGAGCACTGCGAGCGGGTGCTGGGCAAACTACGCGAGTCGGGCTACCAGATTGCCATTTCGAGCGACTGACTTACCAATCTGGAAGGCGCACTTGACGTTTTGATAGTCCAGGTCCCACCATGGTGGCATGAACACCCTCAGCGTGCGTGAAATCCTCGAGCAGGTGGCCGACGGGCGGCTCGACCCCACCCGGGCGGCCGTCCTGCTCGACCAGATCGAGGACGAGAAGGCGGCCGCGCCCACCGGCGCCGAGGCCGCCGAGCCCGCCGGCGCGGCGACGGCCGACCCCGTCGACACGACCACCGGGACCGCTGGGACGCCCGCCGGAACGGCCGCGGGGGCCG containing:
- a CDS encoding trypsin-like serine protease, translated to MRHRARVAGALLATVLAGAGLLGTAGVASSEETPEPAVTLLDQAFETLDVLPRIVGGDPAAEGDYPWMVRLDIGGGLCGGALYAPDLVLTAAHCVAPGTGPNTDITALIGSVDLASEDIVEVGGEYVWSANAEGIGGGSPDWALIQLEEPVEDVPTLGLATTDEYDEGMFTVAGWGADAEGGEQQQFLLEAEVPFVSDDECLASYPDDEGWGFAPGVELCAGFAEGGIDSCQGDSGGPLFREDENGEDVQVGIVSWGNGCARPNYPGVYTQVSAVAAAIADTAETRTEPVVETTAAETTIDTPVTIELAGSDPEGDELEYKVYAPEFGELSYEDDPSTLTYTPAPGFEGEDTFYVVVNDGKIDSAPAVVTVTVEGAAPTPTPTPTEEPTSQPTEEPTQEPTATPTDDPGDGEELPDTGSGSGAGLALALLLAGGAAAAFTARRRLATHS
- a CDS encoding SigE family RNA polymerase sigma factor; the encoded protein is MDAAAEREFTEFVAARSMALLRTAVVLTGDRHRAEDLVQGALAKLAAHWRKVDQPEAYVRRIIYHDHARWWRRRSARSEVLGPDVPERPAADRSADAVRRLDLRSALRLLGPRQRAVLVLRYFEDLPEAEIAQILGCSVGTVRSQAHRALARLRVLVPELDERADDVEELHR
- a CDS encoding DUF3152 domain-containing protein — encoded protein: MASRVRRAGHRGRGRRRAPDSPPPRRRGRRGRRVAGFALGLVALGFAGWMLMPDGEPMAGNAATPPPERHAPKMVVVMAAERPPPPPTATPTPSTPEVPATGPGTFVVTPGESGRAGEGSTLLTYTVEIETGLPFDPIEVAAVVDATLADPRSWIADGHHSFQRVPAGGDLRILVASPGTTDQLCAPLRTRGEVSCRNGDNVVLNGLRWAVAVPHYNGDLAGYRQYVVNHEVGHALGQGHVDCPGPGEVAPVMLQQTYGLDGCLANSWPFP
- the msrA gene encoding peptide-methionine (S)-S-oxide reductase MsrA codes for the protein MSLFDRLVKTRKVGPEEALPGRDARPFGLAGTHTVLGTPIEAEPPAGFQETVFGMGCFWGAERIFWRLPGVWTTAVGYAGGYTTNPTYEETCTGRTGHAEVVRVVFDPAVISFAALLKAFWEEHDPTQGMRQGNDIGSQYRSAVYTTSPSQLETALASRDAYAAKLRAAGHGDITTEVEPLGAFYYAEDYHQQYLSDAKNPNGYCGLSGTGVSCPIGTGTSL
- a CDS encoding PLP-dependent aminotransferase family protein, which gives rise to MRTVTGPQLATMIGDRPEAGGPAYARVAAAIRRLVLDGRLPLDTRLPGERELAAALGVSRTTVTAAYDELRDGGYAVSRQGSGTRSALPPSRGGTRGDARGGPAWTPWAADGSDLLDLAHAAPEAPAEVRRAYDAALEQLPRHLPGSGYHLFGLPELRAAVADRLTARGLPTLPAQVLVTAGAQHAFTLVLQLATGVGDRVLVEQPTYPNALDAIGRHGATAVPVPLAADGWDLGAVAAAVRQTAPRLAYLMPDFHNPTGLLATDAERRELGAVLTRSRTLTVVDETLVELALDGPVPPPLATHLPDDLTVTVGSASKTLWGGLRVGWARASTALIRRLAAVRASVDMGSAVVEQLAVTELLGGLDAALPARRAELRTRRDALLDALARRLPTWRTRVPAGGLVLWCDLGAPVSTRLVGAAERHGIRLAAGPRFGVDGAFERWLRLPYTHPADVIEPAVEALEQAFRAVTADGGATADPVDAVA
- a CDS encoding cystathionine gamma-synthase, whose protein sequence is MHGFETRAIHAGQDPDPRTGAVITPIYATSTYAQDGVGGLREGYEYSRTANPTRTALEECIAALEGGVRGLAFASGMAAEDTLLRTVLKPGDHVVIPDDAYGGTFRLVSKVAERWGVSWTAAPVTDVAAVRAAVRPETKLIWVETPTNPLLSVADITALAAVARDAGVLLVVDNTFATPYLQQPLALGADIVVHSTTKYCGGHSDVVGGVLVVSDTALGDELAYHQNAMGAVAGPFDAWLVLRGLKTLAVRMDRHCDNAERVVQLLERHPRVSQVLYPGLPGHPGHDVAVKQMSRFGGMVSFRMADGEQAAVDVCNSTRLFTLGESLGGIESLVEHPGRMTHASAAGSALEVPGDLVRLSVGIETVEDLLADLGQALG
- a CDS encoding DUF4328 domain-containing protein, producing MSFQDDPGQRWGNPQWAPQPAAGEPSRLGGQRTALTVLLAIIAVVSVLSIAAYAGRIGYVDEVLESGSIDRAAAEDADGFVAVGEILWVLLMLAIAPVFIVWQYRHAKNARLLGSQDGGVASPGWAIGGWFIPLANFVIPAINLFGNARHSTTSAERRGPAIVPVWAVCWGLAAALDRGAQASIPDELSSDYLDRLRTADTLSLAANVGYIAAAVLAVVMVRTLTTRQEAALATRMTSIGHQQPYASWPAAPPGAQYGQQPYGQPGYGQQPYGQPAYGPPPAGPPYGQPAPPYGQPQPGPNPPPSPFAPSDPPPNADGPAAPPAPPPPVPPPAP
- a CDS encoding TIGR03557 family F420-dependent LLM class oxidoreductase — protein: MKLAWLCSHESYQPEVLLEHAVLAEQVGFDVVTGADHFHPWVDDVSAASYVWSWFGAVAQATSRVELATSVTAPLFRYHPALIAQAAATVDRLSNGRFILGVGTGEAINEAPLGYAFPGYKERIARMREALTIMHGLLAGEKLDIDGEFYQARTAKLYSPPVGRAPVWMAAGGPKSATFAGETCEGLITSVKDPAETVANIITPYREAAAARGADTTVMATRWVVLAGSDDEAWEALVSMRGLRAPGRLEVADPMVLRERADAMDRQEILSKYTIVRDLEQLTEAYRPLVHDVGADYVAIQVASADPADTIRRIGAEVLPALREAAAS
- the ilvA gene encoding threonine ammonia-lyase, yielding MSTVSMADVEAARELLRDVVRPTPLEDSRWLAGRVGGRVHLKCENLQRAGSFKIRGAYVRIARLSEQERARGVVAASAGNHAQGVALAASMLHTKATVFMPEGAAIVKEKATRAYGADVRFAGASIDDALLAARAFAAETGAVLIHPFDHADIVAGQATVGMEILEQCPDVRTIVVGTGGGGLTAGISLAVHHLKPGVRVVGVQAEGAAAYPTSLAEGKPVALERMTTMADGIAVGCPGDVPFAMIQEYVDSVVTVSEESLSRALVLLLERAKLVVEPAGAAAVAALLDDPGAYEPPVVAVLSGGNIDPLLLLRVIRHGMAAAGRYLALRVRVPDAPGGLARLLADLAAVDANVLDVVHERTASTLSIDEVEIALQLETRGPEHCERVLGKLRESGYQIAISSD